Proteins encoded together in one Flavobacterium keumense window:
- a CDS encoding SusE domain-containing protein, with product MKKIYLSLILVAGILSSLVSCSDDLLDPVAAKGDAIVLSAPTGGTYALSASTASATAFTVKWTSSTFGYSAAARYTLQVIKSTGNFATPGTFPLGDFAVNASVNLEKAITNRQLNAALLGAGGPIGTSQTYKLRVVGSPLNQSSSTVDAYTVVSNEITITATAFDTYDEFSRIYVPGNYQGASGYGSDWSPGDAAVAKLFSAGNNGIYEGFVWFANATPEFKFSPVPSWNGDRGESNGSGAFSGVLGGNNIKPSTGGTYFFTVNWAAGTYTMDQRQVSIIGAATPNGWGAGTPLTFDTNPSSPYYQMYTITLTLAADEFLIRLKDDWSVKMGTLSGNTENTTTGGQYKIKLGGGNMKVPTAGTYKVVLDIRNSANYNLRLMPQ from the coding sequence ATGAAAAAAATATATTTAAGTTTAATTTTAGTAGCAGGAATACTATCAAGTTTAGTTTCTTGTTCAGATGATCTTTTGGATCCAGTGGCAGCAAAAGGAGACGCCATTGTTCTCTCTGCTCCAACAGGTGGTACTTATGCTTTATCGGCTTCTACTGCTTCTGCAACCGCGTTTACTGTAAAGTGGACTTCATCTACTTTTGGATATTCTGCTGCCGCAAGATATACTTTGCAAGTAATAAAAAGCACAGGAAACTTTGCAACTCCAGGAACTTTTCCATTAGGTGATTTTGCTGTTAATGCCTCTGTTAATTTAGAGAAAGCGATAACAAACAGGCAATTGAATGCAGCTTTGTTAGGTGCTGGTGGTCCAATTGGAACTTCTCAAACTTACAAACTACGTGTAGTTGGGAGTCCATTGAATCAATCATCATCAACGGTAGATGCATATACTGTGGTTTCAAATGAGATTACAATTACGGCTACAGCATTCGATACTTACGATGAGTTTTCAAGAATTTATGTTCCTGGAAATTACCAAGGAGCCAGTGGGTATGGTTCAGATTGGTCTCCAGGAGATGCAGCTGTTGCAAAGTTATTTTCAGCTGGAAATAATGGTATATATGAGGGATTTGTATGGTTTGCTAATGCTACACCAGAATTCAAATTTTCTCCGGTTCCGTCATGGAATGGAGATAGGGGAGAATCGAATGGATCAGGAGCTTTTTCAGGGGTTTTAGGAGGAAATAACATTAAGCCTTCTACAGGAGGAACTTATTTCTTCACAGTCAATTGGGCAGCAGGTACCTATACCATGGATCAAAGACAAGTATCAATTATTGGTGCTGCTACACCAAATGGATGGGGTGCAGGGACGCCATTGACATTTGACACAAATCCAAGTTCTCCATATTATCAAATGTATACGATTACATTAACATTAGCTGCTGATGAATTTTTAATTCGTTTGAAAGATGATTGGTCAGTAAAAATGGGAACCCTTTCAGGAAATACTGAAAATACTACTACAGGTGGACAATATAAAATTAAACTCGGTGGTGGTAATATGAAAGTACCTACTGCTGGTACTTATAAAGTAGTTTTAGATATCAGAAACTCTGCTAATTATAACTTACGATTAATGCCACAATAA